In Haliotis asinina isolate JCU_RB_2024 chromosome 15, JCU_Hal_asi_v2, whole genome shotgun sequence, one DNA window encodes the following:
- the LOC137265392 gene encoding baculoviral IAP repeat-containing protein 2-like — MGDLRDRVEADGAPAVQPHLTQTAQYKPTTEPENEADKLKQRLNTYARWTSKKSALQLATAGFIFTGITDKVECQSCGIRLYNWQDDEDPLQAHKKYAPDCEFMIKNFPQIKAPPKPKKIVSVKYPLYSDYESRLRSFDSWPLKCVAQKPEMMARSGFFYIGSADRARCFHCGVTLRDWDTDDYPPCAHRQWSENCPYVQQLDVDGMKKEIEEWERTEKLRIQFENSTFIDCSSKRNNGYVGLYGAGDITVDCATSGAAANPQVHSQVSDPSNDDFGNSPAIQAVVEMGYSHDMIKQAIDIRRKNGDGDFPDAVTLFQAIMDIEDGR; from the exons ATGGGTGATTTGCGGGACAGGGTAGAGGCTGATGGGGCACCAGCTGTTCAACCCCACCTAACCCAGACAGCTCAGTATAAACCAACAACTGAGCCCGAAAACGAAGCTGACAAACTCAAACAGAGGCTGAACACATATGCAAGATGGACGAGCAAGAAGAGTGCACTGCAGTTAGCAACCGCCGGATTTATCTTCACAG GTATCACAGACAAAGTGGAGTGCCAGTCGTGTGGTATTCGACTGTACAACTGGCAAGACGATGAGGATCCTCTCCAAGCACACAAGAAATATGCTCCGGATTGTGAATTCATGATAAAAAATTTCCCCCAAATCAAAGCACCGCCTAAACCCAAGAAAATCGTCAGTGTGAAATACCCTCTTTACTCAGATTATGAATCCCGGCTGAGGAGTTTTGACTCTTGGCCTTTGAAGTGTGTAGCCCAAAAACCCGAAATGATGGCCCGGTCAGGCTTTTTTTACATAGGGTCAGCTGACCGGGCAAGATGTTTTCACTGTGGGGTGACGCTGAGAGACTGGGACACTGACGACTACCCACCTTGTGCACACCGACAATGGTCAGAAAACTGCCCCTACGTTCAACAGCTCGATGTGGATGGaatgaaaaaagaaattgaaGAATGGGAAAGGACTGAGAAATTGAGAATACAGTTTGAAAATTCGACCTTCATCGACTGTTCAAGCAAACGTAACAATGGGTATGTTGGTTTGTACGGTGCCGGGGACATCACAGTGGATTGTGCTACAAGTGGTGCAGCGGCCAATCCCCAAGTCCACTCCCAAGTTTCGGATCCTTCTAATGACGATTTCGGAAACAGTCCCGCGATACaagccgtagttgaaatgggCTATTCTCATGACATGATAAAGCAAGCCATAGACATTAGAAGAAAGAATGGAGATGGAGATTTCCCCGATGCGGTCACTCTCTTTCAAGCAATCATGGATATCGAAGACGGAAGATGA